The DNA window CAGCATATCGTCGATACGCATACGGGTTGCCAAAATAGACTGATGAGCGTCGCGCAGTACGACGTCGGTAATTCCGAGTTTCTTAGAAACGGGCATGGGTGATGACCTTTTCTTCCTTTAAACGTTTGTTAACGTTCGGGGTTATTGTAACCGCGTGCTACTTTTGGCGCGCGCGATGCTCTTTTACCGCGGCTGAAAGTACTTTCAGCAACTGCGGGTCCACACCTTGCTGGGGCTTGGCGCGCACAGGGGCAGCAACCAGTTCCGCTTCAGGTACGATTTTATTTACCAGCTTGGACATCAGGGTGGTTACGACGACCAGCATCGCCAAAAAGACGAATACCACGCCCATACCAAACACCATCAGTTCCAAACCCTGTGTGACGAGACTGTGCTCAGACATCAGGGAGGCTCCTCAGTATGATTATTCCAGTGCTTGCCGCCGTCGTTCAGGCACAAAACAACCTGCTTTTCAGCATGACAAACCGGCACAGGTTACTTGAAAAACCCTGTGCAACGCAACCAACCGGCCCCGCGATGGTCTGATCCTGCCAGGGAGCCTCTGAATAACTCGGTGCCCGCTCTGGATTGCAGGAAAGTTCTGAGTCACGAAGCCGGGTTGCAGGCATAGCGGGTTCTGTCAAAACCCGGCGACACCGAGTCAGGGCTTTCCTGCAATCCCCGTAGGGCGCGGCTTTCCGGGCCGTATAGCGGCGTTGGCGAACTTGAAAAGGGCTCGCCATTCTCTGCGTTCGCCGCCTTGCTCTACAGCCCGGAAAGACTCGCGCAGAGCTGTGCAGAGTTGTTCAGAGACTCCCTAACTTCCGGTACCCCCTGCGCACCGCTATACTGCCGCCCCTTCACCCCGCCACCTCCGGAAACCATGTCGCACGCTCTGGCCTTTACCGGCACCCTGCCGTTTCAGCAACAGCCTCAACGCCCCTATATTGCGTTAGCGCCAATGGAAGGCCTGATGGACCACCATCTGCGCGACATTCTGACCCGCGTCGGCGGCATTGATCATTGCGTCACCGAATTCATCCGCGTCACCGAACAGGTGTACCCGGCCAAAGTGTTCCGCCGCTACTGCCCGGAGCTGGACAACGGCGGCCGCACACCGGCCGGCACCCCGGTGCACATTCAGCTGCTGGGTTCCGACCCCTTTCTGATGGCTGCCAACGCACGTAAAGCGGCTCGCTTGGGCGCACCGGCCATTGACCTGAACTTCGGCTGCCCGGCCAAAACCGTTAACCGCAGTCAGGGCGGCGCGGTATTGCTGCAGTACCCGGATTTATTACACCGTATTGCCCGCGCCGTGCGTGAAGCCGTAGGGCCGGAAATTCCGGTCAGTGCCAAAATGCGGCTGGGGTATCTGGATAAAGACAACGCACTGGAAAATGCTCTGGCATTGGCGGAAGGCGGCATTCAATGGTTAACCGTGCATGCGCGCACCAAGACCGAAGGCTATAAACCCCCGGCTTACTGGGACTGGATTGCCCGTATTAAAGAGGTGGTGGCTATTCCGGTAATCGCCAACGGCGAAATCTGGACGCCGGCGCAGGCACAACAATGTATGCAGGAAAGCGGTTCTGATCTGATTATGATCGGCCGCGGGCTGGTATCGGTGCCTGACCTGGCCATGCAAATTAAAGCCGCCCACGGGCTGGTTGAACACACAACCCACAGCTGGCAGCAAAAACTGGAATTATTCCTGCAACTGGTGCCGAAACTGGACGACCTGCGCGATAAATCCCTGACCGACCGACTGAAACAATGGCTGCATTATTTCAACCTGCACTCGCCGGAAATCGCCGCCATTTTTGAAGCGGTAAAACGCGAGCGCGACCGTGAAACCTTTCTTGGCCGCATTCGTGAATTGTCAGCGGAAATGTCTGCGTCCAACTCAACAAACAACATTTTTCAGGGAGAACACCGATGAAATCGGTTTACACCACAGCACTACTGGCCTGTGCTGTTCTGATCAGCGGTTGCAGCAATTCAGAAGTGGGCGATGTGTCACTGGGACTCTTCACCACCAAAGACATTAAGCTGGATTTTATGAATGATCCGGTCGTGACCGGCGTCACCTGTCATGTTGCGTCTGTTGAAGCGGATTTGGACTTTTCCGACCCTAGCGACAGCGCAATTTCTTGTCGTCAGACCGGCGAGATTACCGCCGCCATGATTGCCGTCATCGATAAAAGCAAATCCGGCGAAGTAATCTTCAGCAAATCCAAAAGCATCTTTTTTAAGAATATGAAAGTGCGCCGGATTTTTGATGCCGAAAACCAAACGCTGATGTACGTTTCCTACTCCACCAAAGAAACATCCGGCAGCTACAAGCACAGCCTGTCTACCGTTCCGTTATGGGGTACGGGCGCGTATCAGATCACTGACAGCGCTCCGTCACCGCGATAATTCAGCATCATGATCAGAGCGGCGGAAAATCCGCTGCACTGTGCCGCTCGGCCAGCTGCTCGTGCGGCTCGCCCCAGGTGCGGTTGACGATACGCCCGCGTTTTACCGCCGGACGCGCGGCAATTTCATCGGCCCAGCGGCGCACGTGGGTATAACTCTGCACATCGAGAAATTCCGCAGCTTCGTATAAACCGCCCTGCACCAACACGCCGTACCAGGGCCAGATGGCCATATCGGCAATGCTGTAGTCGTCACCACACATATAACGGTTGTCGGCCAGATGCCGGTTCAGCACATCCAGCTGGCGTTTTACTTCCATGGCGTAACGGTTAATGGGGTATTCGTATTTTTCCGGTGCGTAGGCATAAAAATGTCCGAAACCGCCACCCAATAAAGGCGCACTGCCCATTTGCCAGAACAGCCAGTTAAAACATTCAGTCCGCGCTGCCGGTGCAGCCGGAATAAAGGCATTAAATTTTTCCGCCAGATACAGAAGGATGGAGGCCGATTCAAACACCCGTTGCGGCGGCGTTACGCTGTAATCGAGCAATGCCGGAATTTTGGAATTCGGATTCACCGCCACAAAGCCGGAACCAAACTGGTCACCTTCGTGAATGCGGATTAACCAGGCGTCATAGTCTGCTGCCGTAATTCCCGCTTCCAGCAATTCTTCCAGCATTATGGTCACTTTCACGCCATTGGGCGTACCCATAGAGTACAGCTGCAGCGCATGCTGGCCTCGTGGCAGTGCTTTCTCATGAGTTGGCCCGGCAATCGGCCGGTTAATGCTGGCGAATGCGCCGCCATTGCCTGGCTGCCATTGCCAGACCTTAGGTGGAATATAAGAATCGGTCATGCCACTGCTCCTGCGTTAAATATGCTGATGATTGTGCCCCGCCGTTCAGGCGCCGGCCAGCATGTCATGCAATTCAACCAGTAAACGCTCTGTTTCATCCCAACCAATACAGGCATCAGTAATGGACTGGCCGTAGATTAATTCGGCCCCGTCGTTCTGCCGCCCGGCGGTAATGAAGCTTTCCAGCATCAGCCCCAGAATGCCGTTATTACCCGCCACCCGCTGCGCCACGACATCGCGGGCAATGGCTGGCTGCCGGTCGTGCTGTTTGCAGGCGTTATCATGGCTGCAATCGACCAGCACTTTGGCCACACAGTCGCCCTGCTGCAACGTGGTGAGCGCGGCGGCAATGGAATCGGTATCGTAATTGGTAATACCGCGGCCACCGCGCAGCACCAGATGGGTATCGGGGTTGCCGGGAGTATCCAGCATCACCAGCCGGCCATCGGCATCCACGCCCAGCGTATGGTGGCTGTGACGGGCGGCAATCATGGCGTTCACGGCGTTGGCGGCCGAACCATCGGTGCTGTTTTTAATGCCCACTGGCATGGGTAAATGGCTGACCATTTCCCGGTGCGTCTGCGACTCCGCCGTACGTGCACCAATAGCAGTCCAGCTGATCAGATCGTCCAGGTAGCTCATCACCAGCGGGTTCAGCGCTTCGGTGGCCAGCGGCAAACCCAACTCGGCCAGCTGCAGCATCACCGCGCGGGAACGGCGGATGCCTGCGGCCATATCACCGTTTCCGCTGCGTTCCGGGTCGTAGGCCAGCCCTTTCCAGCCAATGCTGGTACGTGGTTTTTCCACATAGGCGCGCATCACCAGTAACAGACGGTCGCCCAGCTGCTCATTCAGCGCCGCCAACCGGCGACCGTAATCCAGCACCGCCGTTTCATCGTGAATAGAGCAAGGGCCGGTAATGACCAGCAACTTGTCCGACTGGCCATGCAGCGCTTCGCGGATGTGCTGACGCTGACGCTCAATCTGCACGGTTAATTCTGCGCTTAACGGCATCTCTGCCTTTAAGTCGCGCGGTGTACTCAGGGGGCGAACCGCCAATTCGCGGCGGTTGGAATCCAGGGTGTTTGTTGTGTTCATGTTGTGCCTCGTACCGGAAAAAGATCATAAAAAAACCCCGCTTGGCGGACTGCCAGCGGGGTTTTGTATTCCGGTGGCAGTCGGTGTGTACCGAGCTGCCCTGGGGCTGTCTGAGCATGGCTCAGATCAGGGGCGGCCCGGCCTCTGGCTAAAGTAATAGCCATAACCAAACCACCAGCCGCACACAGCCACAACCGCACCGGCAGGCTGAGCTGCAGTGCGGTTAAGAGAGTGTACGGAGCAGGAGTTCTGTGTGTTCATGCCAACGAATATACGCCGCTTATCTGAGTTTTCAACCCCACCAACGCCAGCGTTGCGGCATCAGACTGTTGCAAAACCGGTTCAGGCTTCGGCAATAATGACCGCACGCAGCGGGGCCGGATAGCCTTCAACGGTTTTATTCACATCGGCCGGGTCAAGAAAATCGGCCAGCGAGTTAAAACGCATCCAGTCGGTCTGGCGCTGTTCCTGCAGCGAAGTCTGGTTTAAATCCACCACCCGCGCGTTTTTAAAGCCGGCGCGCCGGCACCAGAGCAACAGCGTTTCGGTGCTGGGAATAAACCAGACATTGCGCATCATGGCGTAGCGGTCTTCCGGCATCAGCACGTCACCCAGCGCACCCTCTATTACCAGGGTTTCCAGCACCAGTTCGCCACCGGGGCGCAGTGCATCTTTGAGTTCCTGCAGATGCTCAATGGGCGATTTACGGTGGTACAGCACGCCCATGGAAAACACCGTATCAAAGGCTTTTAAATTGGCCGGTACGTCTTCCATTTTTAATGGCAATAAATCGGCATCGGCGCGCTGACCGGCGGCCTGCAGGTATTTTTTATAGGCCTGAAACTGCATTAAAAATAACCGCGACGGGTCAATGCCGATTACCCGCGCCGCGCCAGCGCCGAGCATACGCCAGACGTGATAACCGGAACCGCAGCCGACATCCAGCACCAGCCGGTTGGTTAACGGCGCAATATGCGGCGCCACCCGC is part of the Venatoribacter cucullus genome and encodes:
- a CDS encoding CreA family protein; protein product: MKSVYTTALLACAVLISGCSNSEVGDVSLGLFTTKDIKLDFMNDPVVTGVTCHVASVEADLDFSDPSDSAISCRQTGEITAAMIAVIDKSKSGEVIFSKSKSIFFKNMKVRRIFDAENQTLMYVSYSTKETSGSYKHSLSTVPLWGTGAYQITDSAPSPR
- a CDS encoding tRNA dihydrouridine synthase, with protein sequence MSHALAFTGTLPFQQQPQRPYIALAPMEGLMDHHLRDILTRVGGIDHCVTEFIRVTEQVYPAKVFRRYCPELDNGGRTPAGTPVHIQLLGSDPFLMAANARKAARLGAPAIDLNFGCPAKTVNRSQGGAVLLQYPDLLHRIARAVREAVGPEIPVSAKMRLGYLDKDNALENALALAEGGIQWLTVHARTKTEGYKPPAYWDWIARIKEVVAIPVIANGEIWTPAQAQQCMQESGSDLIMIGRGLVSVPDLAMQIKAAHGLVEHTTHSWQQKLELFLQLVPKLDDLRDKSLTDRLKQWLHYFNLHSPEIAAIFEAVKRERDRETFLGRIRELSAEMSASNSTNNIFQGEHR
- a CDS encoding 3-deoxy-7-phosphoheptulonate synthase → MNTTNTLDSNRRELAVRPLSTPRDLKAEMPLSAELTVQIERQRQHIREALHGQSDKLLVITGPCSIHDETAVLDYGRRLAALNEQLGDRLLLVMRAYVEKPRTSIGWKGLAYDPERSGNGDMAAGIRRSRAVMLQLAELGLPLATEALNPLVMSYLDDLISWTAIGARTAESQTHREMVSHLPMPVGIKNSTDGSAANAVNAMIAARHSHHTLGVDADGRLVMLDTPGNPDTHLVLRGGRGITNYDTDSIAAALTTLQQGDCVAKVLVDCSHDNACKQHDRQPAIARDVVAQRVAGNNGILGLMLESFITAGRQNDGAELIYGQSITDACIGWDETERLLVELHDMLAGA
- a CDS encoding OadG family protein, whose translation is MSEHSLVTQGLELMVFGMGVVFVFLAMLVVVTTLMSKLVNKIVPEAELVAAPVRAKPQQGVDPQLLKVLSAAVKEHRARQK
- the yghU gene encoding glutathione-dependent disulfide-bond oxidoreductase: MTDSYIPPKVWQWQPGNGGAFASINRPIAGPTHEKALPRGQHALQLYSMGTPNGVKVTIMLEELLEAGITAADYDAWLIRIHEGDQFGSGFVAVNPNSKIPALLDYSVTPPQRVFESASILLYLAEKFNAFIPAAPAARTECFNWLFWQMGSAPLLGGGFGHFYAYAPEKYEYPINRYAMEVKRQLDVLNRHLADNRYMCGDDYSIADMAIWPWYGVLVQGGLYEAAEFLDVQSYTHVRRWADEIAARPAVKRGRIVNRTWGEPHEQLAERHSAADFPPL
- the cmoB gene encoding tRNA 5-methoxyuridine(34)/uridine 5-oxyacetic acid(34) synthase CmoB; amino-acid sequence: MLNEQTILHWFDDVLAFMQHGKLAPWAAVLPQQLQKILQEKEHGDQQRWLDAVAALPEIDQVQADLTAHDLGLHSPVITAEQEQQLHSALRGLMPWRKGPFQFFGTHIDTEWRSDWKWQRVAPHIAPLTNRLVLDVGCGSGYHVWRMLGAGAARVIGIDPSRLFLMQFQAYKKYLQAAGQRADADLLPLKMEDVPANLKAFDTVFSMGVLYHRKSPIEHLQELKDALRPGGELVLETLVIEGALGDVLMPEDRYAMMRNVWFIPSTETLLLWCRRAGFKNARVVDLNQTSLQEQRQTDWMRFNSLADFLDPADVNKTVEGYPAPLRAVIIAEA